GCCTtcatcccatcccctccctcctcctcctcctcttcgtCATCCCGGGCCCTTcatcccatcctcctcctcctcctcctccgcttcctcctcctccatcccgggactttcctcctcctcctcttcgtCATCCCGGGAAAACTTTTCCGACTCCGTCATCCCCGGGACCTTCATCCCCGcccgtcctcctcctcctcctcctcctccttctttccGTTAACCAGAGACCTTCAtccccaccctcctcctcctcctccgctaTCCCGGGACCTTcatcccatcctcctcctcctcctcctttccgTTAACCAGAGAccttcatccccatcccctccctcctcctcctcctcctcctcctcctcctcccggtGCGGGGGGTCCCGGCCATGGGGGGGGGGCTCTGCGGGGCCCCCCCGCCGCTGTCGCCGCTGTCGCCGCTGTCGCTGCTGGTCGCGATCGCCGCGCTGGGAGcgaccccggccccgcccggtGAGAGCGAATGGGGGGCTCCGAATTTGGGGGGCTCCGAATTTGGGGGCTCTGAATTTGGGGGCTccgaatttgggggtcccgtttttggggggtcccagggacgGGGGAGTTCCcggtttttttgggattcccgATTTTTGGAGTCCCGGTTTTGGGCTGTCGCGATTTTCGGGGTCCCGGTTTTGAAGGATTccgattttggggtttctcGGTTTTGGGGATcccggttttggggttcccgattttggggggtcccgggacaGGAGGGTcccgattttttggggggttctggggacGGAGCCCCGGGTTTGGGCGGGTCCCGGTTTTGGGCGGGTCCCGATTTTAGGAAATCTCAATTTTGGGATTTGCCGCTTTTGGGGTGTCCGATTTTGGCGGGTTCctgttttgggggggggtcccgatTTCGGGGGGTCTCAGGCTCAGGGGGATCCCGATTTTGGGGATTCCCGATTTTAGGGAACCCAAATTTCGGGGTTCTCAAACTTTTGGACTCCCCCGGTTTTGAGGTTCCGCAGTTTTTAGGGTTTGAcccctcccccttcccacccccccccccatttttgggaGGGGTCCCCGCGcccttcccccaccccaaaattgggggtGCGGCCCCCCCCGGGGATGGGCGGGGGTCCCTCCCCACCCCCGGCCCCACCCCACAGCTGGGACCCCTTCCCCACCCAAATTtcggttttttttgggaatttggagaaattcccgggattccggAGGGTCCcgagggagggggggaggggcgtGGGAAGGGAAACGGGAAACTCAGattttggggcgattttggggCCATTCCGGGGCTGATTTGGGGTcgatttttgggaatgtttggtGTCGATTTTGGGGGTATCgggaattaaataaaaaataacaaaaataccaaacccctccccccccccaaatccccccaaaaccccgaaCCCCTGACCCAGTTTTGGGGGCAGAATTTGGGGAGTTTTCCaacattttttgggggggcggaattttttggggggggaatcTTTTGggggggaggattttttttggtggaatttcgggatttttttgggggggaattgtTGGAGTTTCGgggttcccagggctgcagtTCCTGGAGCACCCCTCGGACGCGCGGGCGGccccgggggggtccctgaggcTGCGCTGCCGCGCTCGGGGGGACGAGGAGCCCCccgagctgggctgggagcgcGACGGAGCCGCCCTGGACGGGGACAGCGACCTGGCCCAGGTGGCCCTGCCGGGGGGGGCCTGGGTGGCCACCAGCCAGCTCAGGTGGGCAACCGGgggggggcacctggggacaacctggggacagcctggggcaCCCGGGGtacctcctgtgtcacctgggtgtCACCGATGCCACCTGGGTGTCACCGATGCCACCTGGGTGTCACCGATGCCACCGGTGTCCTCAcgtccccaaaacccccaacccCGAATCCCGGAAtcccgatcccaaatcccccgttttcacccccaaaatcccaaatccccccccccccccattcccAACCTCAATTTTCCCAAAGTCCTggtcccaaatccccaaatcccaaattccccatcccaaaatcccgaaCTCCCCGAATTCCAAAAAAATGTCCCCcgaattccccaaatccccccaaaattccccaaatccccccgaatTCCAGGCTGTCCCCGGTGTCTGCGTCCGACTCGGGCCGGTACCGGTGCTGGGCCCGCCTCGGGGGCGGGGAGCGGCTCCTGTCCCGCGAGGCTCacctggagctggcaggtgaGGGGGGGGAGGtgtcccaaaattcccaaaatcccccctggaattcccaacattccccaTGGGAACCCCCGAATCCCCCCTAAAAcccacccagagccccccgAAATTCCCGACGGTCGCCCCAGGATTCCCCAAATCCCGCTGGGATTCCCCCGGAACttctggaattcccaaaatcccccggaattcccaaaaatccaccccaaatcccacccggaaactccccagaattccccaaattccctcagaaTCCCCGAATCCCCCCTAaaacccacccaggaccccccagacccagCCGGAACCCctcatttttgggggatttgttGGGGTTCCGACCTCAGGACTCACCCGAAtttttttcccggttttcccccATTCCTGCCAGGGCTCCCGGTTTTCCTGGAGGAGCCGCAGGACCTGGAATTGCCCGTTCTGGCCCCGTTTTGGCTGCGCTGCAGCGCCCGGGGCCCCCCCGAGCCCGTCAGGCTCCGCTGGCTGCGGGACGGGACCCCCCAAAACGGGCTCGGGGACCCCCTGGGCCGGAGCCCCTCCACCCTCAGGGTGCCCGGTGAGGACATTTGGGGACCTtcggggacatttggggacctTCGGGGACATCTGGGGAGATTCGGGGACCTTCGGGGACATCTGGGGAGAttcggggacattgggggacatttggggaccttcggggacatctggggagattcagggacattgggggacatttggggaccttcggggacatctggggagattcggggacattgggggacatttaaatgagatttggggagatttggggatattcggggacatctggggagattcagggacattgggggacatttggggatattcggggacatctggggagattcagggacattgggggacatttaaatgagatttggggacatttggggaccttcggggacatctggggagattcagggacattgggggacatttaaaggagatttggggacatttggggatattcggggacatctggggagatttggggacatctggggattttgggggggcaTTTGGGGACTTTGGGGGGGCTGGCAAatggaggaatttgggggaatttggtgcttcgggggatttggggagatttgggggaggtttgggggcattttggggacacctggggacatttggggacatcagAAAAGGGCCAGATCATCACCGGGGGAGGAGAACGACCAAAgtctgtccccacctgtccccacctgtccccacctgtccccacctgtcccctcaGGGCTGAACCGCAGCAGCTCCTTCGCGTGCGAGGCTCACAACGAGCGCGGAGTGGCCACGTCCCGCAGCGCCACCGTCACCGGTGAGCCCCGGACCCCGCCCGGAGCGGGGAACCCGCGGGGATCGGTCCCGGACCCGAACCGGGGGAACTGAACAGAACCGGAACCAAAAATCCGCCCGAAACCGGCCAAAAATCGGCGTAAAAATCACACCAAAGCGGGCAAAAATTGGCACAAAATTGACTGAAAATTGGCATAAAATTGACACAAAACTGGCACAAAATTGACCCCAAATCCATCAAAAACCAAAGtgacaaacaaaaacaaagtgacAAATCCATCAAAAACCAAAGTGACCCCGAAATCGAACAAAAAATCAACATAAATtgaccccaaatctccccaaaaccGGAGCCGAAATCTCTCGGGAAGTGCCCCAAAAGGCCCCGGGGGTGGCGTTTGGGGACCCGGGGGTGGCgtttggggtcccgggggtggcGTTTGGGGACCCGGGGGTGGCgtttggggtcccgggggtggcGTTTGGGGACCCGGGGGTGGCTCtgacccccccgtgtccccccagtgcTGGCCCCGGCCCCCAGGAATTTGGGTTtggctgcggcggggccgcggtGGCTGGAGGTGACCTGGGAGCCCGGGGACGGctttggggacaccggggacggCTTTGGGGACACCGGAGGGGACCGAGGGGACACCGGAGGGGACCAGGAGTGCACGGtgcaggtgaggggacagcggggacaccgAAAatcacccaaatccaccccaaattcacccgaaattgacccaaaattgatCCCGTGGGGCCATTCGGGGCCATCGGcgctgtccccgcggtgtcccccagctgtccccggGTGACGCCGCCGCTGTCGCCGCTGTCGCCGATCCCGCCGCTGTCGCCGATCCCGCCTCTATCGCCGCTGTCGCCGCTGTCGCCGATCCCGCCGCTGTCGCCGATCCCGCCTCTATCGCCGCTGTCGCCGATCCCGCCTCTATCGCCGCTGTCGCCGATCCCGCCGATCCCGCCGATCCCGCCGATGTCGCCGCTGTCGCCGCCGTGTCGCGATCCGTGCCGgttcctcccttctccctgcgCCTGGCGGGGCTGCGGCCCCTGTCGCGATACCTCGCGCGCGTCGCCTGTCGCGACAGGCGGGGCCGGTCGGCCTGGAGCCGCTGGGTGCCCGTGGCCACCGAGGAGGGCGGTGAGaggaggggaccccaaaaaattggggaatgggggagaccccaaaatgtggggggagggggatggGGGAGACCCTCAGGGATGGGGGGAGACTCtcggggggggaggggtgggggctctccctccccctctttccccccctttttcgGGGGTCTCACCCCCCGTTTTGGGCTCTCCCCAGCTCCCGAGGGGCCCCCCCGGAACGTCAGCGCCGCCTgggtggggccgggccgggcccggctgcgctggggacccccccgggaccccctcaaCGGCGTCCTCGGGGGCTTCAGGGTGGGCTACGCGACCCCCGCCCACCCCGAGGTgcgaccccccccaaaaaaccccaaactcacccccaaaccccccccgggattcagaaaatcccaaatttaccccaaatcccccaaattcacccccaaaCTCACACAAAATCCCCCCGGGGCCCCCACAGTTCCCCCCTggacccctcaaatccctcaaattcaccccaaaacctttctgggatcccaaattcaccccaaattcccccaatttccccccccaaatccctcagaacacaaaaaaaatctcccaaaattcctcaaagtccccaaatctccccttttcTCCCATTCCCCGCCCcatttcccacaaaatccccccaaaatcccacatttttcccgtaatcccccaaatttcctctcGAATCCCCCGTtgcctgccccaaatcccccccagatccccccaaatccttcccaaatccccccaaatccccccaccCGAATTCCAGGTGATTTTGGACGTGGGGCTGGCCCAGGAGGCGTCgctggatttggggtccctgggccCCAACGTCACCCTCAGGGTGGTCTCCTACACCGGGGGGGGCGAGGGGCCCTGGAGCCCCCCCCTGCTGCTGCCGCCACCCCgtgagtgaccccaaaaccccggaattcaccccaaaacccccgaattcaccccaaaaacccccaaatcctgaaaTCCCCAGGATTCTTCCCCACGAAAGCCCCAAATTCTTCCCagacccaaaaccccccaaacccccgagcccagagcccccaaatgtccccaaccctgaaaccccaatgtccccccagtgtccccaaatccccccggtgtccctccaatgtccccccagtgtccccaaatcccccccaaagtccctccaatgtccccccaatgtccccaaatccctcccaaatcccccccaaagtCCCTCCAatgtccccctggtgtcccccaatgtccccaaatcccccccaaatcccccccaaagtCCCTccaatgtcccccagtgtcccccagtgtcccctttgtgtccccaca
The Poecile atricapillus isolate bPoeAtr1 chromosome 31, bPoeAtr1.hap1, whole genome shotgun sequence DNA segment above includes these coding regions:
- the AXL gene encoding tyrosine-protein kinase receptor UFO — its product is MGGGLCGAPPPLSPLSPLSLLVAIAALGATPAPPGLQFLEHPSDARAAPGGSLRLRCRARGDEEPPELGWERDGAALDGDSDLAQVALPGGAWVATSQLRLSPVSASDSGRYRCWARLGGGERLLSREAHLELAGLPVFLEEPQDLELPVLAPFWLRCSARGPPEPVRLRWLRDGTPQNGLGDPLGRSPSTLRVPGLNRSSSFACEAHNERGVATSRSATVTVLAPAPRNLGLAAAGPRWLEVTWEPGDGFGDTGDGFGDTGGDRGDTGGDQECTVQLSPGDAAAVAAVADPAAVADPASIAAVAAVADPAAVADPASIAAVADPASIAAVADPADPADPADVAAVAAVSRSVPVPPFSLRLAGLRPLSRYLARVACRDRRGRSAWSRWVPVATEEGAPEGPPRNVSAAWVGPGRARLRWGPPRDPLNGVLGGFRVGYATPAHPEVILDVGLAQEASLDLGSLGPNVTLRVVSYTGGGEGPWSPPLLLPPPPGEAPLETQLVRPAAPAGVWWPALLALLALGALALLALLALAARRRHKETRYGAAFAPAVRFRVRSSYGRRSAQATLNRLGISPELKEKLRDVLVERHRVALGKTLGEGEFGSVVEGTLHQDSGVLRVAVKTMKLAICSRGELEDFLSEAACMKEFDHPNVMKLIGVCLQPWGRGSEGAPPAPIVLLPFMAHGDLHSFLLCARLGDPPTALSPRTLLGFMADIAAGMSYLSQRNFVHRDLAARNCMLDERLRVRVADFGLSKQVGGSQYYRQGRGAPVPVKWVALESLAERVYTTKSDVWSFGVTMWEIAARGLTPYPGLENSEVFEFLRGGRRLGAPPQCPPHLYALMRRCWAADPRARPTFEELGGALGGLLRGLPPPPGTPDPLYVNMARGGGGAAAGGPPEPPKALPDPPPEPPGSEAGGPGRYVLCPKPPDFGGVPPDFGASEEGA